The following proteins are encoded in a genomic region of Leptolyngbya boryana PCC 6306:
- a CDS encoding endonuclease/exonuclease/phosphatase family protein: MKIATYNLRYGGKAGQRVHWSQIFEVANPDIFLVQETCHPQQYVTSRFWESHWHQVQWAKVGNNTWGSAVFVRSGSVKKIEVPQFEGNVVGVEVEGVAWSAVRAQKLRVISIHAPAPYKPSMNRILDWLATLTNDADLIIGGDFNLTVGVRHPGEQQQDQDLWLLKRLRKEFGLMSCWQAANPNRNLTQTLRWSRDKVTPYHCDGIFVPAAWYRYLDKCEVLTSPMWEELSDHNPVIATFSEESNPSADTPLSDITLLSTLPS, from the coding sequence ATGAAAATCGCAACCTACAATCTTCGATATGGTGGAAAGGCGGGTCAGCGCGTCCACTGGAGTCAAATTTTTGAGGTTGCGAATCCCGATATCTTCCTGGTTCAGGAGACCTGTCATCCCCAACAGTACGTGACCAGCCGATTTTGGGAGAGTCACTGGCATCAGGTGCAGTGGGCAAAGGTTGGAAACAATACTTGGGGGAGCGCAGTCTTTGTCCGATCTGGCTCGGTCAAAAAGATTGAGGTTCCCCAGTTTGAGGGGAATGTGGTCGGGGTAGAGGTGGAAGGCGTTGCGTGGTCAGCTGTTCGAGCACAGAAGCTACGGGTGATTAGCATCCATGCACCAGCCCCGTATAAACCCTCCATGAATCGAATCCTTGATTGGCTTGCCACCCTCACTAATGATGCAGATCTGATCATCGGGGGTGACTTTAACCTGACGGTTGGGGTGCGTCATCCGGGTGAACAGCAACAGGATCAGGATTTATGGTTGCTGAAGCGATTGCGGAAAGAGTTTGGCTTGATGAGTTGTTGGCAGGCAGCAAACCCGAACCGTAATCTTACTCAAACTTTACGTTGGAGCCGAGATAAAGTGACTCCCTATCACTGTGATGGCATCTTTGTTCCGGCTGCATGGTATCGCTATTTGGATAAATGTGAGGTACTGACATCTCCAATGTGGGAGGAACTGAGTGACCATAATCCGGTCATTGCAACTTTTTCTGAAGAATCGAATCCGTCTGCTGATACTCCCCTATCTGATATAACTCTCCTTTCTACCCTGCCGTCTTAA
- a CDS encoding PDDEXK-like family protein: MTELTRDSQSDSQKTPAIPETEPIHMTLEEQRAILEKFIIHNPDLEALEAKISQFNIFEAVGMVRQEIKHSNFIQFLLNPSEKHRLGDLFLKKLLIAILADAEKAPIDSLDIARSDFSDAEIRREWKNIDLLIYSPINSFVCVIENKVDAVESPNQLRTYEDVVAKEFRNCKKMFVFLTREGSAASRPRWISFAYGAIAEIIETVCNERRSSLTDDIYIAIRHYVDLVRRHIMRESDIAELCRKIYKQHRQAIDLIYEHRPDMRSDVEDYIKQLIQEFSQAENIDLDSIDKRYIRVAPKEWDGMAFQKTCSGWTGSDRIFLFEFWNEPQNLCVHLVIGPGRMEIKQAIYQELNTLNISGLKSKCKIDESKWNHIGIVPILDISDYEDGDLESLQEKIRAFWLKYIQGDMKVIREAIANCGFLRSTGKALNEN; this comes from the coding sequence ATGACTGAACTAACCCGTGATTCACAAAGCGACTCCCAAAAAACACCAGCAATTCCAGAAACAGAGCCAATTCACATGACGCTTGAAGAACAGAGAGCAATCCTTGAGAAATTTATTATCCACAATCCCGACCTGGAAGCCCTAGAAGCAAAAATATCTCAGTTCAATATTTTTGAAGCCGTTGGCATGGTTCGCCAGGAAATCAAGCATTCCAACTTCATTCAATTTCTCCTCAACCCCTCCGAGAAACATCGACTCGGTGATCTCTTCCTGAAAAAACTCCTGATCGCCATCCTCGCCGATGCCGAAAAAGCCCCTATAGATAGCCTTGATATCGCTCGCTCCGATTTCTCCGATGCCGAGATTCGGCGCGAATGGAAGAACATCGATCTCTTGATTTATTCGCCCATCAACTCCTTCGTTTGCGTCATCGAAAACAAAGTAGATGCCGTAGAAAGTCCCAATCAACTCCGCACCTACGAGGATGTGGTTGCCAAAGAGTTTCGAAACTGCAAAAAAATGTTTGTTTTTCTCACTAGAGAAGGTTCAGCAGCCTCTCGCCCTCGATGGATCTCCTTCGCTTATGGAGCGATCGCAGAGATCATCGAAACCGTATGTAACGAGCGAAGATCAAGCCTTACAGATGATATTTACATCGCAATACGCCATTACGTTGATTTAGTCAGGAGACATATTATGCGCGAGTCCGACATTGCTGAACTGTGCCGCAAAATATACAAACAGCACCGTCAAGCGATCGATCTGATCTACGAGCATCGCCCTGATATGCGATCAGATGTCGAAGACTACATAAAACAACTTATCCAGGAGTTTTCTCAAGCAGAAAATATTGATTTAGACTCCATTGACAAACGATACATTCGAGTCGCTCCAAAGGAGTGGGATGGCATGGCATTTCAAAAGACTTGCTCTGGCTGGACAGGGAGCGATCGAATCTTCCTCTTTGAGTTTTGGAACGAGCCTCAAAATCTCTGTGTTCATCTAGTAATTGGTCCTGGAAGGATGGAAATCAAGCAAGCGATTTATCAAGAACTAAACACGCTCAACATTAGCGGATTGAAAAGCAAATGTAAAATTGATGAATCAAAATGGAACCATATTGGTATTGTGCCAATTCTCGACATTTCAGACTATGAAGATGGGGATTTAGAAAGCTTACAAGAAAAAATTAGAGCATTCTGGCTGAAATACATCCAGGGCGATATGAAGGTGATCCGGGAGGCGATCGCTAATTGTGGTTTCTTGCGCTCCACAGGTAAGGCGCTGAATGAGAATTGA
- a CDS encoding PDDEXK nuclease domain-containing protein, giving the protein MPRQLSFLPDDYDEFLRLLKERIRTAQLRAVLSVNRELILLYWHIGREILHRQRQEGWGAKVIERLAKDLKRDFPQMKGFSRSNLTYMRAFAEAYPDEQFVQQVVGQIPWGHNVRLLDMVKDPEARLWYACKAIEYGWSRNVLIHQIESNLHQRQGSAITNFAQTLPPSQSDLAQSLIKDPYMMDFITLSEGALERELEQALVSHIREFLLELGVGFSFMGNQFPIVVDGKEYKIDLLFYHVKLRCYIVIELKMGDFEPAYSGQMNFYVSAVDDLLRHPDDQPTIGLILCRSKSKTTVEYALRNVSTPIGVSTHRVPDQFKSTLPSIEELEQELESAATALEAEIDVDPS; this is encoded by the coding sequence TTGCCCCGACAACTTTCCTTTCTCCCCGACGATTATGATGAGTTTCTTCGCCTACTGAAGGAACGCATTCGCACAGCGCAACTGCGAGCCGTCCTCTCGGTAAACCGTGAGTTAATACTTCTCTATTGGCATATCGGACGAGAAATTCTCCATCGCCAGAGGCAAGAGGGTTGGGGAGCAAAGGTCATTGAACGATTGGCAAAAGACCTGAAGCGAGATTTTCCTCAGATGAAGGGGTTTTCACGCTCAAATCTCACGTACATGCGGGCTTTTGCTGAAGCATATCCTGATGAGCAATTTGTCCAACAGGTTGTTGGACAAATTCCGTGGGGTCACAACGTGCGGCTTCTAGATATGGTCAAAGACCCAGAGGCGCGGCTTTGGTACGCTTGTAAAGCAATTGAATACGGCTGGAGTCGGAATGTCTTAATCCACCAGATTGAGAGCAATCTTCATCAGCGCCAGGGCAGTGCCATCACCAATTTTGCTCAAACCCTACCGCCATCTCAGTCCGATCTCGCGCAGTCCTTAATTAAAGACCCGTACATGATGGACTTTATCACGCTGAGCGAAGGGGCTTTGGAGCGCGAGTTAGAGCAGGCACTTGTCTCTCACATACGCGAATTTCTCCTAGAGTTGGGGGTTGGCTTCTCTTTCATGGGCAACCAATTCCCGATCGTGGTTGATGGGAAGGAGTACAAAATCGATCTGCTTTTCTACCATGTCAAGCTTCGCTGTTACATTGTGATCGAGTTGAAGATGGGCGATTTCGAGCCTGCGTATTCAGGGCAGATGAATTTTTATGTGTCCGCAGTGGATGATTTGCTGCGACATCCTGACGACCAACCAACGATCGGGCTGATTCTCTGTCGTTCAAAATCTAAGACGACTGTGGAGTATGCACTGCGTAATGTCAGCACTCCGATCGGAGTTTCGACTCATCGAGTACCAGATCAGTTTAAATCAACGTTGCCTTCGATCGAAGAATTGGAACAGGAATTGGAGTCTGCTGCAACCGCCCTAGAAGCAGAGATTGATGTAGACCCAAGCTGA
- a CDS encoding glutathionylspermidine synthase family protein translates to MMLTRSQFYEQYQHCFSWYDTDEYACFDVLPVSSENIQAIRQAAEDVWRVLVAAGEFMKTFDDETLLAYGYPIETLDLIRTSSQPPFIARCDFAVTKTGIYLLECNAEVATFVVETFKMDDLVAQHFGRAGVNTDAESILRRELNHYIEVAAHSIGKRPEDCRIVFSALSQAIEDIGTVEYLRSLCDYDAHFCAIEFLSMDEDGIYDQTDEPVDLIYRIYPTEWMIEDADPVSGIGLWDYLEPLVFDRKVALINPISSFVLQNKALLALITEAWGNQIDHPLSAIVHRHFLPTAMTPDSISVPYVSKPTFGREGQEVEIVKEAGAVLYNASAEYAVFPKIYQKYVDLPTVELEGESATLQLSCFLMNGVAAGISARVGDAVIGNLSKFLPVCFSHS, encoded by the coding sequence ATGATGCTCACACGATCGCAGTTTTATGAACAATATCAGCATTGTTTTAGCTGGTATGACACGGACGAATATGCTTGCTTTGATGTGCTACCTGTTTCTTCTGAGAACATTCAGGCCATTCGCCAAGCCGCAGAAGATGTCTGGCGGGTTTTGGTGGCAGCAGGCGAATTCATGAAAACGTTCGATGATGAGACGCTGTTGGCATATGGGTATCCGATCGAGACTTTAGATTTGATTCGGACCAGTTCTCAGCCCCCCTTTATTGCTCGATGTGATTTCGCAGTCACGAAAACGGGGATTTATCTTCTGGAGTGTAATGCAGAAGTCGCAACGTTTGTCGTTGAGACGTTCAAGATGGATGATCTAGTGGCGCAGCACTTTGGTAGAGCGGGGGTAAACACCGATGCTGAGTCGATTTTGCGGCGAGAGCTAAATCATTACATTGAAGTTGCAGCACATTCAATTGGTAAAAGACCTGAAGACTGTCGGATTGTATTTTCAGCTTTGTCTCAAGCGATCGAAGATATTGGGACGGTTGAGTATCTACGATCGCTCTGTGACTATGACGCGCACTTTTGCGCGATCGAGTTTTTGTCGATGGATGAAGACGGTATCTACGATCAAACCGATGAACCTGTCGATTTAATTTATCGGATTTATCCAACAGAATGGATGATTGAAGATGCAGATCCAGTCAGTGGAATTGGATTATGGGATTATCTAGAGCCTTTAGTCTTCGATCGCAAAGTTGCTTTGATTAATCCTATTTCTTCATTCGTACTGCAAAACAAGGCATTGTTAGCACTCATTACTGAAGCGTGGGGCAATCAAATTGATCATCCACTCTCTGCAATCGTCCATCGGCATTTTCTACCCACGGCAATGACTCCTGATTCGATTTCAGTGCCTTACGTGAGTAAGCCAACATTTGGAAGAGAAGGACAGGAGGTGGAAATTGTCAAAGAAGCAGGTGCAGTCCTCTACAACGCTTCAGCAGAGTATGCTGTTTTTCCTAAGATTTACCAGAAATACGTTGATTTACCAACGGTAGAGCTTGAAGGTGAGTCAGCAACATTGCAGCTGTCATGCTTCTTAATGAATGGAGTTGCCGCAGGCATTTCAGCTAGGGTTGGGGATGCAGTCATCGGGAATCTGTCAAAGTTCCTTCCCGTCTGCTTCTCTCACTCATAA
- a CDS encoding DUF6876 family protein, whose product MKTKEQKQRELQHLAEFIGNEIYYRYNPHLFPNLLLTDGVRFLAETAQCFWLLDTIALLQKHPAICNHPQLQQIQFWTLQVDENESATLRCEQDTDEVVYQEKLEWTDFPLRIQRLWVCLENKLVVIMLPTEY is encoded by the coding sequence ATGAAAACCAAAGAACAAAAACAGCGAGAACTCCAACACTTAGCTGAATTCATTGGCAATGAAATCTACTATCGCTACAATCCACACCTCTTTCCGAATTTGCTATTGACCGATGGAGTTCGGTTTCTTGCAGAAACAGCCCAATGTTTTTGGCTGCTAGATACGATCGCATTGCTTCAGAAGCATCCAGCAATCTGCAACCATCCCCAGCTACAGCAGATACAGTTCTGGACTCTGCAAGTTGATGAGAATGAATCGGCAACGTTGCGATGCGAGCAGGATACAGATGAAGTAGTCTACCAAGAGAAGCTAGAGTGGACGGATTTTCCACTTCGCATACAACGGCTCTGGGTTTGTCTGGAAAATAAACTTGTTGTGATCATGCTTCCAACCGAGTACTAG
- a CDS encoding JAB domain-containing protein: MKTNRAMNQLPLFAAENAAYAERETCQSSPPFTAREKLERYGVEGLSDTELLTLMLPSDRPSVAAEILAVIDTIAPEALYDSLRSLRKIGSNRAASLSAAFELVRRRLQAHSSKVRGPEDVVQLLSYLNHKEQEHFISISLNGAHEVKQVRVLTVGLVNVCQIHPREVFSHAISDRAVSLIVAHNHPSGDTTPSKEDMRLTERLGDAADLIGIPLLDHIIFGHRGFLSFKSQGLALRSS; the protein is encoded by the coding sequence ATGAAAACAAACCGAGCCATGAATCAACTTCCTCTCTTTGCTGCCGAAAATGCAGCGTATGCAGAGCGAGAAACCTGTCAATCTTCACCCCCTTTCACTGCAAGAGAAAAGCTGGAGCGGTATGGAGTCGAAGGGCTATCCGACACTGAATTGCTAACATTGATGCTCCCAAGCGATCGACCGTCGGTTGCTGCGGAAATTCTGGCCGTAATAGATACGATCGCCCCAGAAGCTCTCTACGATTCGCTACGATCACTCAGAAAGATTGGCAGCAATCGAGCCGCGTCGTTGAGTGCAGCATTTGAATTAGTTCGCCGTCGCTTACAGGCACACTCATCCAAGGTAAGGGGACCAGAAGATGTGGTGCAACTGCTGTCTTACTTAAATCACAAGGAGCAGGAGCATTTCATCTCGATCTCGCTCAATGGCGCTCATGAAGTCAAGCAAGTTCGAGTGCTGACCGTTGGGCTTGTCAATGTCTGTCAGATTCATCCCCGCGAAGTTTTCAGCCATGCCATTAGCGATCGAGCGGTCTCTCTGATTGTTGCTCACAACCATCCATCGGGGGATACCACGCCTAGCAAAGAAGACATGCGGCTGACTGAAAGACTCGGTGATGCGGCTGACCTCATCGGCATTCCGCTGCTAGATCACATCATTTTTGGACATCGAGGGTTTCTCAGCTTCAAAAGTCAGGGTTTAGCACTTCGCAGTAGTTGA